The Coraliomargarita parva sequence AAGCGTCTGGTTCGTCGCGGCTTGATGTCCTACTACTCATGGGCGCCGGTTTTCAATTCCTACGGAAGCAACAACCGCACGAACTCGCTGCGTGTGCCGATGGTCGGTGGCCGTGTCGAGTCACGCAATGCGGATGCGGCCTGCAATCCCTACCTGGCCGCGGCTATGGCCTTGGCGGCTGGCCTTGAAGGTATCAAGGAAAAGCTCAATCCGGGCGAACCGCAGGAAGACAACCTCTACGAACTTTCTCCGGAGCAGCTTGCAGCGCGTGGTATCGGTGAGCTGCCACGCTCGCTGGACGAGGCAGTCGAGGCCTTTGCTTCGGATCCGTTTGTCGGCGAGGTCCTGGGGGAGGAGCTTCGCAAGGAATTCATCACCTACAAGGCGGAGGAATGGCGCCAGTACCACCAGCGTATCAGCCAGTGGGAGATCGATCACTACGCACGCCTGTTTTAACCTATCCCAATCATGAATACGATCTACGAGACAACACTCCATGGAGCCACCATGTGGTCCAAGGTTATCGGCCGGGGCAAGACGCTCCGGATGACGGACTTGGAAGGCAAAGCCAACGTCGGCATGCTGCTTTACAACGCATTGGAAAAGCAGGAGCGCTACAACATGCCGGATACGCTGAAGGGGCAGCATATCTTCTACCTGACTGCGCCGTTCTGTGTGCACTCGGACATGGGACGACTCTTCTGTTCGATCACTGAGGACACGGCGGGTTGGCACGACACGGTTTGCGGATGCTCGGATGCGGCACTCGTCGAAAAGAAATACGGCAGCAAGCCTTACCAGGAGGCGCGCAACGAATGCTACCGCGACGCGAAGCGGGCCTTTCTGATCGAACTGGCCAAATGGGGGCTGGGGAAGCGTGACCTGGTGCCGAACCTGAATTGGTTTTCCAAGGTGGTTTCCGACGAGTCGGGCAAGCTCAGTTATGTGACGGGTGCCACGAAGCCGGGCAGTTACGTCGACCTTCGTTTCGAGCTGGACACACTGGTTGTGCTGAACACCTGCCAGCATCCACTCGACCCGAATCCGGAATACGACCCGGGGCATGTCAAACTCGAGGTCTTCAAGACGGAGGCACCGACGGCGGAGGATCCTTGTTTCCAGTCGCGTCCGGAAAATCTCCGGGCATTCGAGAACACGAAAACCTACAACGATTTGAGATTTTAACCGTAGGAGGGTTGGGGCTGCGACTTACTTACCCGGGTCGTGGCCGCAAGCTCTCCTGCAATAAAGGAACATTCACCATGACAACCGAAAGCAAACTATCCCCAGAAACCGCGGCTTACCGCGAAGTGATTCCCGCAGGTGAGTTCTGGCTCCATGAAATCAAGAAGGGGCAAACCTTGCGAATCCTCGACCTTGAGGGCAACCAGGCGGCCGACACGCTGTTCTACGATGCGCACAATCCGGAAAACCGCTACAGCGCATCCGACACCATTCAACGGCAGGCGGCACTTTACCTGACGTCCGGGACGGAACTGATCTCCACCGAAGGCGACATCCTCCTTCGGATTACGGCCGATACCTGCGGACGCCATGACACCTTGGGCGGGGCTTGTTCACGTGAGAGCAATACCATGCGTTATGCGCATGAGAAGGAGCACATGCACGCCTGCCGCGACAGTTTCATCTGCGGTATCCAGCACTGGGGGCCGGATCTCGGCAAGCGTGACATTACCTGCAACATCAACTTCTTCATGAATGTGCCGGTGACTCCCGAAGGTAAGCTGACCTTCGAGGACGGTATTTCCGCACCCGGACGCTATGTGGAGATGGTGGCCGAGCGGGATGTCATGTGCCTGATCTCGAACTGCCCGCAACTCAACAATCCCTGCAACGCCTACAACCCGACACCCGTCGAAGCGCTCATCTGGGATTAATTTTTAACCACGGATTCACTCGGATAGACACTGATTATTAGCCGCATGTTTCCATCGGTGTTCATCCGTGTCCATCTGTGGTTCCTAAAATAGTTTAAACATGTTTTCCAAAGTCCTTATTGCCAATCGCGGTGAGATTGCATGCCGCATCATCCGCACCCTGGACGCGTTGGGCGTCGCTTCGGTTGCGGTCTATTCGGAGGCCGACCGCGATGCGCCCCATGTCGCCATGGCCGGTGAGAGCTTCTGTCTTGGGGCGGCGCCCGTCAGTGAAAGCTACCTGAAGATCGACAAGATTCTCGAAGTAGCGAAATCCACAGGTGCCCAAGCGGTTCATCCCGGCTATGGTCTTCTCAGTGAGAATGCCGCCTTCGCCGACGCCTGTGAAACAGCTGGCATCGCATTCATCGGACCGACTCCACAACAGATGTTGGACTTTGGCCTGAAGCACGAGGCACGTCGATTGGCCGAGGAAAATCAAGTGCCGCTGCTGCCGGGAAGTCCGCTGTTGAAGGACCTTGAAGAAGCAAAGGTGGTGGCTGCCAGGATCGGTTACCCGGTGATGTTGAAAAGCACCGCTGGCGGCGGTGGTATTGGAATGCAGGTCTGTCCGGATGAGGCGACCTTGGTCAATGCCTACGAGCGGGTCGAGCGCCTGAGCCAAAGCCACTTCGGCCAAGGTGGCATCTTCCTGGAAAAATTCGTGGTGCATGCGCGTCACCTGGAGGTGCAGATTTTCGGAGACGGCCAAGGGAATGTGGTTTCCCTAGGCGTACGCGATTGTTCGACCCAGCGCCGCAACCAGAAAGTCATTGAAGAAACCCCGCCCGCCAATGTACCGGCATCAGTCTTGGAGGAACTGCAAAGCTCCGCGCGTCGTCTGGCCCAAGCGGTGCAATACCGTTCCGCGGGGACCGTCGAATTTATCTACGACAACGACAGCCGTGAGTTCTACTTCCTCGAAGTGAACACCCGTCTACAGGTAGAGCATGGTGTTACGGAGCTCGTCACTGGTGTCGATCTGGTGAGCTGGATGGTGCAGCTTGCGTCGGGTGACATGACTTTGTCCCCGGAGCAAAATGAGGTGCCGCAACAAGGACATGCGATCCAAGCGCGTCTGTATGCGGAAGATCCGAACAAGGACTTTCAACCGTCGAGTGGCTTGCTCACCCGAGTTGTTTTCCCGAGCGAAGTTCGCTGTGACCACTGGGTGAGCTCCGGCACGGAAGTGAGCCCGTATTACGATCCTTTGCTGGCGAAAGTCCAGGTGCACAACACGACCCGCGAACATGCGATCGAGTTGATGACTCAGGCGCTCTCGGAGACCCGGCTGGATGGGATTGAGACGAACCTGCGCTACGTGCGTTCGGTCGTGGCTTCGGATGTCTTTGTTCAAGGGGAGATGGTGACGAAATCCCTCGCCGGCCATAAATACGAGCCGCGCAGTTTTGAGATTTTGCGTTCCGGCACAATGACGACTGTCCAAGACTACCCGGGGCGTATCGGCTATTGGGAAGTGGGCGTGCCGCCATCGGGTCCGATGGATTCGCTCTCCCTTCGCCTGGGGAACCGCCTGTTGGGCAACGCACCTGATGCGGCCGGATTGGAAATTACCGCGACAGGCCCACGTATTCAATTCTACACTACATGCACTGCGGTTCTGACCGGTGCGCACATGGATGCCACGCTAGACGGCGAATCGGTGGATTTCTACAAGCCGTTCGAAATTCCGGCCGGCAGCATTCTGGATATAGGCAAGACACATGGAGCAGGAGTGCGCAGTTACCTGTGTATTCTTGGTGGAATCGACGTACCGCAGTATCTTGGCAGCCGGTCCACCTTTACCTTGGGGCAGTTCGGTGGTCACGGTGGGCGTGCCTTGCGACTGGCGGATGTCTTGCACCTCGGGGACGAACCCGAAGGCATCGAAGCCGAGGCATTGGCTGAAGCGGACCAACCCGAGTTGACACACGCCTGGGAGATTGCCGTTCTTTACGGACCGCATGGTGCGCCCGATTTCTTCACCGAAGGTGATGTCAAAATGTTTTTCACGACCGATTGGGAGGTGCACTACAATTCGGCGCGCACGGGCGTTCGCTTGATTGGCCCGAAGCCTGAGTGGGCCCGATCCGATGGCGGTGAGGCGGGCTTGCACCCCTCGAATTTGCATGACAATGCCTACGCAATCGGCGCGATCGACTTTACCGGCGACATGCCGGTGATTCTGGGTCCGGATGGGCCGAGCTTGGGTGGTTTCGTTTGTCCGGCTACGATCATTGACTGCGAGCTCTGGAAGATGGGGCAGTTGAAGCCGGGTGATACGGTCCGTTTCCGTTGCGTCAGCCGCGAAGAAGCGGAGACCTTGCGCAATCGTTACGAAGAGTACCTGGCTGGTGAAGGGCAGGATGCTACGATCGTGCGTCCGCTTAAGTCGGATGACAGCGCTTATATCCCGGAAGAGGATGAGCTCATCCTGCATGATTCAGGGGAGGGGGCCTCGCGACTGGTGGTCCGGCAGGCCGGTGATGCCTATGTGCTTGCGGAGGTCGGCCCCATGTTGCTCGATTTCAAGTTGCGCTTCCACATCCACGTGCTTTACGAAGCGCTGAAAAAGGAACGGTTCGCCGCGATTGAAGACCTGACGCCCGGCATCCGTTCGCTGCAGGTGCATTTCAATCCAGGGCAAGTCAGCGCAGAATCGATTGCGGCATGGATCGCCGTGGTCAATGCAAAGCTGCCACCGCTGGAGGATATCACCGTACCCTCGCGCATCGTGCATCTGCCGCTTTCATGGGACGACCCTTCGACCCGGGAGGCGATCCAGAAGTATATGCAATCCGTGCGGCCGGATGCGCCCTGGTGTCCGGACAATATCGAGTTCATACGGCGTATCAATGGATTGGATACAATAGACGAAGTGTTCGACGTGGTTTTCAACGCGCGTTATGTGGTGCTGGGCCTGGGCGACGTTTATCTCGGCGCGCCGGTGGCGACCCCGCTCGATCCGAGGCACCGGTTGGTTACTACCAAATACAACCCGGCACGTACTTGGACACCAGAGAATGCGGTCGGCATCGGTGGAGCTTACATGTGCGTCTACGGGATGGAAGGTCCCGGAGGTTACCAGTTTGTCGGACGAACGATCCAGATGTGGAACCGCTACAAATCGACGCCTTCGTTCGAACCGGGCAAGCCCTGGCTGCTGCGTTTCTTCGACCAGATCAAGTTCTATCCGGTTGGCGGCGAAGAGTTGCTGCAGATGCGCCATGATTGCCCGCAGGGCCGGTTCAACCCGAAGATCGAAGAAGGTCACTTCAGCTTGAGCGAATACGAGGCCTTTCTGGCCGCCAATGATACGAGCATCAAGGAGTTCAAGCATAAGCAGCAAGCCGCCTTTGATGCGGAACGGGCCCGCTGGAAAGCCGCCGGTCTTGAAGCCTATGTTGACGAACCGGATGGTGCGGTCGGCGATGTCGAATTCGAGTTGCCGGAAGGCAGTGAGCCGGTGGAAAGCCCGGTGGCCGGCAGTGTCTGGAAAACACTCGTCTCCGAAGAAGGCCGCGAAGTGAAGGCCGGAGAGACACTGGCCGTTCTCGAATCCATGAAGATGGAGATCAATCTCGACGCGCCGGTATCCGGTATTCTCAGCACATGTCTCTGTAAGGAAGGCCAGGGTGTTGCGCCCGGTCAGGTTCTGTTTGCGATCACACCAAAATCATGAATCAAGCATGAGGGTCTTGGTTTCCAGTAGTATCCAACGTAGGCGACTTGCTTTAGCCGGTCGCCCGAATGTGCAATTGGAACCGGGTCTTTCATGCGGTCGCACGGCTAAAGCGGTGCGACTACGATACAATTAACATTCACCGATCTTACCAATGACCTCTACCTGCTCTCTAGATATCGGAACACTCCGTAAAGCCTACTTGTGCGGTGCGCTGAATCCGCGCGAGCTGATGCGTTGCATCCGCACACGAATTGAGGACGTGGCAAATCCCGGAATCTGGATTCATCAACTCAGCGAAGCCGAGTTGGAGCCGTATCTGGAAAAGTTGGAGGGCTCGGATCCGAAAGATCTGCCGCTTTACGGTATTCCCTTCGCGATCAAGGACAATATCGATTTGGCGGGCGTGCCCACGACCGCGGCTTGTCCGGCCTACGCCTACACTCCGGAGGAGTCGGCACCTGTAGTGGAAAACCTCATACAGGCGGGTGCGATTCCCGTCGGTAAAACCAATCTGGACCAGTTTGCCACGGGCTTGGTGGGGGTGCGCTCGCCTTATCCGATCCCGCGCAACCCGATCGCGCCGGATCGCGTGCCGGGAGGATCGAGCAGCGGTTCAGCCGTCTCGCTTTCGGAGGGACTGGTCAGTTTTTCACTCGGCACGGACACCGCGGGATCCGGACGTGTGCCGGCCGCTTTCAACAAGCTCTGGGGACTTAAGCCGAGCTGCGGGCGCTTGAGCACAAACGGCGTGGTGCCTGCCTGCCGCACGCTCGATTGCGTTTCCATCTTTGCCTGGAATGCAGCGGACTGTTCGAGTGTTTTGAAGGCCGCCGAAGGCTACGACGTCTCGGACCCTTACTCGCGTCCGCTGAAGAGCGAATCCTTACCGCAGACGAACAAACTCGGCGTGCCCAGACCGGAGCAGTTGATGTTCTTCGGCGATGCCGGTTATGAGTCTGCCTGGCTGAAGAGGTTGGAAGCATTGAAGGCGAAGGGATGGGAATTGGTCGAAGTCGACTTTGAGCCCTTCCTGAGTGCGGCTCGCTTGCTCTACGAGGGTCCCTGGGTCTCGGAGCGTTACACCGCTCTGGAGGAATTCCTGAAAACAAATGCGGACGACTTCTTTCCGGCCACGCGTACGATCATCGCTGGCGGGGCGGACCATTCGGCACGCGACGCTTTTGCCGCGGCCTATAAGTTGGCGGCGCTGAAACGGGAAAGCGAAGCACGCTGGGAAGGTGTGACGGCCATTGTTACGCCGACGGCCGGCGGTTTTCCGACTTTGGCGGAGATGGATGCGGATCCGATCGGCCCCAATTCGAAGCTCGGTTACTACACCAACTTCATGAACCTGTTCGACCTCTGCGCTGTGGCGACTCCGGCGGGCGAAAGCGAGTCCGGCTTGCCCTTCGGCATCACATGGATCGCGCCGCGTGACCGCGATGCGGCCTTGTTGAAGATCGCCGCAGAGGGACCGGGTGACGGTCCGTTGGGGACAACGGACCCTACCATAGGTACAATCTCGATTCTGCTCTTTGGGGCGCACATGAGTGGTCTGCCTTTAAACTCTCAAGTGATTGAGCTTGGAGGCAAGCTACTCGGCGAGGTGAAGACCGCAGCCAAATACCGCATGGTTTACCTGCCGGAACCCGCGCCCCATCGGCCCGGCATCTACCGGGTGGATTCGGACGGCAGTACGATTGCCGCCGAGGAATGGTGTTTCCCGAAAGCTTCGCTGGGTCAATTTCTTGCAACAATCCACCAGCCGCTTGGGCTCGGCGAGATCGAGTTGGAAGACGGCCGCAAGGTGCACGGCTTCCTCTGTGAGGCGACTGTTGGACAGCAGGCGGAGGATATTTCCGGTTATCGCAGCTGGCGTGGGTTCTTGCAGAACCGCTAATCGCGTGGTCGGCAATGAAGCTCAAGCCAGGCAGTAAGTGCTTCGTCGCTCAATCGACTGTCAGCTAGTGCAAGGATCTGGAGGGCGGCGTCTTCCTCGGTGGCGATTAGTTGATAGCCGTTGATACCGAGAAAAGTATAGGCAGCCATGAATCCGGTTCGCTTATTGCCGTCAATAAAGGGGTGACTTTTAACGATTCCAGAGCAGTAGACTGCAGCAAGTTCGAAGATGCTTGGTGCGGGATCTGCGTAGCTGAAATGCTGTAGCGGTCGATTGATTGAAGTGTCCAGTGCGGATGCATCTCTCAGTCCATCACCACCTCCAAAGCGAGCAATTGAAAGGCTGTGGATCGTGTGGATTGCTTCTGGGCTCAACCAGTTTGGCTCGTTCATTTGGCCAGTTCCCGCATGGTATTGCGATACCTTTGCATGCCTTCTTCCGCCACGCGCATGATTTCATCGAAACCAGGCCGTTCCGGATTGATGTTCAGCGTGTTGTTTGGGGCCTCTGTCAGGTAAAGCTCCGCGCCTTCTTCAACCTTGAGTGCTTGAAGCGCTTCTTTGGGGAGGACGATCCCGTAGGAGTTTCCTATTTTGCGGACTTTGGTTTTGATCGGCATTGTTATAACATTAGTTATACTAGGCCGATTGTCAATCGGACAGGTTGAAAAGGAGACAGGCGTGTCGCTTCCACATCAGTCGTCGAACAACTCGTCGGCAAAGTCATGCATCATTTCGAAGGCACGCTTGGCGGTTCGGGCGTCGTAGCGCGAACCGTCCGAGTCCGCTTCCGGGTTTGTGAAGGAGTGGACCGCGCCGCTGAACATGACCAGTCGCCAGTCGTCGACTTCGCCCGCCTTCATGGCGTTGATGAAGGTATCGACGTCTTCCTTCGGCACGTAGGGGTCATCGGCCCCGTGGAGCACGAGTACCGGAATCTCGATGTCCTCCGAATCGCTGAGCGTGGGCGACATCAGGTCGCCATGGAAGGAAACCACCCCGAGGATATCGTCGTTGCCGCTGCGGGCGAGTTCGAGAACGGTGCCTCCGCCAAAGCAAAAGCCGATGGCGAGGATGCGGTCTTCATCGATGGGGCCGTTTTCGGCCAGTTCCTGGAAGACTTCAACGGCCTTATTGGCCCGCGCCCGCATCAGCTCACGGTCGGTCCTTATGGTGCCGGCGGCTG is a genomic window containing:
- a CDS encoding urea amidolyase associated protein UAAP1; the protein is MNTIYETTLHGATMWSKVIGRGKTLRMTDLEGKANVGMLLYNALEKQERYNMPDTLKGQHIFYLTAPFCVHSDMGRLFCSITEDTAGWHDTVCGCSDAALVEKKYGSKPYQEARNECYRDAKRAFLIELAKWGLGKRDLVPNLNWFSKVVSDESGKLSYVTGATKPGSYVDLRFELDTLVVLNTCQHPLDPNPEYDPGHVKLEVFKTEAPTAEDPCFQSRPENLRAFENTKTYNDLRF
- a CDS encoding urea amidolyase associated protein UAAP2, encoding MTTESKLSPETAAYREVIPAGEFWLHEIKKGQTLRILDLEGNQAADTLFYDAHNPENRYSASDTIQRQAALYLTSGTELISTEGDILLRITADTCGRHDTLGGACSRESNTMRYAHEKEHMHACRDSFICGIQHWGPDLGKRDITCNINFFMNVPVTPEGKLTFEDGISAPGRYVEMVAERDVMCLISNCPQLNNPCNAYNPTPVEALIWD
- the uca gene encoding urea carboxylase, translating into MFSKVLIANRGEIACRIIRTLDALGVASVAVYSEADRDAPHVAMAGESFCLGAAPVSESYLKIDKILEVAKSTGAQAVHPGYGLLSENAAFADACETAGIAFIGPTPQQMLDFGLKHEARRLAEENQVPLLPGSPLLKDLEEAKVVAARIGYPVMLKSTAGGGGIGMQVCPDEATLVNAYERVERLSQSHFGQGGIFLEKFVVHARHLEVQIFGDGQGNVVSLGVRDCSTQRRNQKVIEETPPANVPASVLEELQSSARRLAQAVQYRSAGTVEFIYDNDSREFYFLEVNTRLQVEHGVTELVTGVDLVSWMVQLASGDMTLSPEQNEVPQQGHAIQARLYAEDPNKDFQPSSGLLTRVVFPSEVRCDHWVSSGTEVSPYYDPLLAKVQVHNTTREHAIELMTQALSETRLDGIETNLRYVRSVVASDVFVQGEMVTKSLAGHKYEPRSFEILRSGTMTTVQDYPGRIGYWEVGVPPSGPMDSLSLRLGNRLLGNAPDAAGLEITATGPRIQFYTTCTAVLTGAHMDATLDGESVDFYKPFEIPAGSILDIGKTHGAGVRSYLCILGGIDVPQYLGSRSTFTLGQFGGHGGRALRLADVLHLGDEPEGIEAEALAEADQPELTHAWEIAVLYGPHGAPDFFTEGDVKMFFTTDWEVHYNSARTGVRLIGPKPEWARSDGGEAGLHPSNLHDNAYAIGAIDFTGDMPVILGPDGPSLGGFVCPATIIDCELWKMGQLKPGDTVRFRCVSREEAETLRNRYEEYLAGEGQDATIVRPLKSDDSAYIPEEDELILHDSGEGASRLVVRQAGDAYVLAEVGPMLLDFKLRFHIHVLYEALKKERFAAIEDLTPGIRSLQVHFNPGQVSAESIAAWIAVVNAKLPPLEDITVPSRIVHLPLSWDDPSTREAIQKYMQSVRPDAPWCPDNIEFIRRINGLDTIDEVFDVVFNARYVVLGLGDVYLGAPVATPLDPRHRLVTTKYNPARTWTPENAVGIGGAYMCVYGMEGPGGYQFVGRTIQMWNRYKSTPSFEPGKPWLLRFFDQIKFYPVGGEELLQMRHDCPQGRFNPKIEEGHFSLSEYEAFLAANDTSIKEFKHKQQAAFDAERARWKAAGLEAYVDEPDGAVGDVEFELPEGSEPVESPVAGSVWKTLVSEEGREVKAGETLAVLESMKMEINLDAPVSGILSTCLCKEGQGVAPGQVLFAITPKS
- the atzF gene encoding allophanate hydrolase; the encoded protein is MTSTCSLDIGTLRKAYLCGALNPRELMRCIRTRIEDVANPGIWIHQLSEAELEPYLEKLEGSDPKDLPLYGIPFAIKDNIDLAGVPTTAACPAYAYTPEESAPVVENLIQAGAIPVGKTNLDQFATGLVGVRSPYPIPRNPIAPDRVPGGSSSGSAVSLSEGLVSFSLGTDTAGSGRVPAAFNKLWGLKPSCGRLSTNGVVPACRTLDCVSIFAWNAADCSSVLKAAEGYDVSDPYSRPLKSESLPQTNKLGVPRPEQLMFFGDAGYESAWLKRLEALKAKGWELVEVDFEPFLSAARLLYEGPWVSERYTALEEFLKTNADDFFPATRTIIAGGADHSARDAFAAAYKLAALKRESEARWEGVTAIVTPTAGGFPTLAEMDADPIGPNSKLGYYTNFMNLFDLCAVATPAGESESGLPFGITWIAPRDRDAALLKIAAEGPGDGPLGTTDPTIGTISILLFGAHMSGLPLNSQVIELGGKLLGEVKTAAKYRMVYLPEPAPHRPGIYRVDSDGSTIAAEEWCFPKASLGQFLATIHQPLGLGEIELEDGRKVHGFLCEATVGQQAEDISGYRSWRGFLQNR
- a CDS encoding type II toxin-antitoxin system death-on-curing family toxin, encoding MNEPNWLSPEAIHTIHSLSIARFGGGDGLRDASALDTSINRPLQHFSYADPAPSIFELAAVYCSGIVKSHPFIDGNKRTGFMAAYTFLGINGYQLIATEEDAALQILALADSRLSDEALTAWLELHCRPRD
- a CDS encoding AbrB/MazE/SpoVT family DNA-binding domain-containing protein, producing MPIKTKVRKIGNSYGIVLPKEALQALKVEEGAELYLTEAPNNTLNINPERPGFDEIMRVAEEGMQRYRNTMRELAK
- a CDS encoding dienelactone hydrolase family protein, whose product is MKALLTSLTLLAAGHASAAMLQQSVPYEQDGVQFEGTLIYNLEAAEAAELPGILMVPNWMGPSENAFEKARMLAGDDYAIFVADMYGVTVRPSNAKEAGAAAGTIRTDRELMRARANKAVEVFQELAENGPIDEDRILAIGFCFGGGTVLELARSGNDDILGVVSFHGDLMSPTLSDSEDIEIPVLVLHGADDPYVPKEDVDTFINAMKAGEVDDWRLVMFSGAVHSFTNPEADSDGSRYDARTAKRAFEMMHDFADELFDD